The Kitasatospora setae KM-6054 genome contains a region encoding:
- a CDS encoding methyltransferase domain-containing protein, whose protein sequence is MYPTRPRSALRTAVVWEVVRAALERRSAELGRPVLEVVDTGGGTGNFAVPVARLGHRVTVVDPSPDALFALERRAAEAGVTELVRAVQGDAQTLPELVPAGSVDAVLCHGVLEVVDDPAEALGNLVGTLGKGGLVSLLAANRNGAVLARAVAGQFTEARTALDAADGRWGPGDPMPRRFTGEQLDALTADAGLKVTSVHGIRVFADLVPGVLVDTEPGALDALLKLELAAAEQPAFHAVATQLHLLAEAH, encoded by the coding sequence TTGTATCCGACTCGTCCCCGCAGTGCGTTGCGTACCGCCGTGGTGTGGGAGGTGGTGCGGGCGGCGCTGGAGCGGCGCTCGGCCGAGCTCGGACGGCCGGTGCTGGAGGTCGTCGACACCGGCGGCGGCACCGGCAACTTCGCCGTGCCGGTGGCCCGGCTGGGCCACCGGGTCACCGTGGTCGACCCCAGCCCGGACGCGCTGTTCGCGCTGGAGCGCCGGGCCGCCGAGGCCGGTGTCACCGAGCTGGTCCGGGCCGTCCAGGGCGACGCCCAGACGCTGCCCGAGCTGGTCCCGGCCGGATCGGTCGACGCGGTGCTCTGCCACGGCGTCCTGGAGGTCGTCGACGACCCGGCCGAGGCGCTCGGCAACCTGGTCGGCACCCTCGGCAAGGGCGGGCTGGTCAGCCTGCTCGCCGCCAACCGCAACGGCGCCGTGCTGGCCCGCGCGGTGGCCGGCCAGTTCACCGAGGCCCGCACCGCGCTGGACGCCGCCGACGGCCGCTGGGGCCCCGGCGACCCGATGCCCCGCCGCTTCACCGGCGAGCAGCTGGACGCGCTGACCGCCGACGCCGGGCTGAAGGTCACCTCCGTGCACGGCATCCGGGTCTTCGCCGACCTCGTCCCCGGCGTCCTGGTCGACACCGAGCCGGGCGCCCTCGACGCCCTGCTCAAGCTGGAGCTCGCCGCCGCCGAGCAGCCCGCCTTCCACGCCGTCGCCACCCAGCTCCACCTGCTGGCCGAGGCCCACTGA
- a CDS encoding SAV_6107 family HEPN domain-containing protein encodes MTISRPEPVARPAVDQPTLPATRGADVHPVLRRGSAPPAALELLRHAHRTLVYARGRQDPLERYATAHLAALRATAAVLAVRGRPVRGPRRRQAIRPAWELLPEVAPELAEWAAYFAAGARRRAAAEAGITGAAGERDADDLIRNTALYLRIVERILALHP; translated from the coding sequence ATGACCATCAGTCGTCCTGAGCCTGTCGCCCGCCCTGCCGTCGATCAACCCACCCTGCCGGCCACCCGCGGCGCCGACGTCCACCCGGTGCTGCGCCGGGGCTCGGCCCCGCCCGCGGCGCTCGAACTGCTCCGCCACGCGCACCGCACCCTGGTGTACGCCCGCGGCCGACAGGACCCGCTGGAGCGGTACGCCACCGCCCACCTCGCCGCGCTGCGCGCCACCGCCGCCGTGCTGGCCGTTCGCGGCCGCCCGGTGCGCGGCCCGCGCCGCCGCCAGGCGATCCGCCCGGCCTGGGAGCTGCTGCCCGAGGTCGCTCCCGAACTCGCCGAGTGGGCCGCCTACTTCGCGGCCGGCGCGCGCCGCCGGGCCGCCGCCGAGGCCGGCATCACCGGCGCCGCCGGCGAGCGCGACGCGGACGACCTGATCCGCAACACCGCCCTGTACCTGCGGATCGTGGAGCGGATCCTGGCCCTGCACCCCTGA